The window TCCAGGCCCAGATCGACACCAGCGTCGGGTCCTGGGACAACCGTCGTATCGACGTGGACGTCTCCGGGCCGCTGACCGACAGCGGCAACGTGCGCGGGCGCTTCATCTACGCCCACGACAAGGGCAACTCCTGGCTCGATCGCTACAGCCACGAGAAGAACGTGGTCGCCGGCCTGCTCGCCTTCGACCTGTCCGACGCCGACACCCTCACCGTGGGCTTCTCGCAGCACAACAGCGACTCCAACGGCAGCACCTGGGGCAACCTGCCGCTGGTGGACAGCAACAACAACCCGATTCACTACAGCAGCCGCAGTTCCAGCGTCGGCCAGCCGTGGACCTACTGGAACATGCACACCCAGCGCGCCTTCGCCGAACTCAAGCATGACTTCGGCAACGGCTGGAACGCGACAGTGACCGCCACCGGTGTCACCGAGGACCAGGACACCAACATGCTCTACGTGTCCAGCGTCACCGGCGATGACGCCACGGCGTTCGCCGCCCACACCACCAGCAAGGCGCACGAATTGCTCGGTGAGGCCAAGGTCTCCGGCCCCTTCAGCCTGTTCGGGCTCGAACATGAGCTGACCTTCGGCGCCAGCTATGGTCGCACCCATCAGACCGCTCGCGAGTACGATGCCGCGGCGACGGGTTACTACCACACCTCGTTTGCCAGCATCCTGGATGGTACCGCCACCCCTGCGCCGTTCATCTACACCAGCGACGGCAACACGCAGGACTTCACCGATACGCAAAAGAGCCTGTTCGCCGGTGCACGCTTCAGCCTGGCCGATGACCTGCACTGGATCGCCGGCGCGCGCATGCTCAGCGTCGACGGCTCGGGCGAAAGCTATGGCGCCGACCACTCCCAGCGCGAACACGGCAAGGTCACGCCCTACACCGGCCTGGTCTACGACCTGGACAAGCAATGGAGCCTCTACACCAGCTGGACGCAGATCTTCAATCCGCAGTACGGCACGGTCGGGGTCGACGGCAAGCCCCTGGCGCCCCTGGAAGGCAAGAGCCTGGAAGCGGGTGTCAAAGGCAGCCTGATGGACGACCGCCTGACACTGACTGGGGCCGTGTTCAAGACCGAACAGCACAACGTGCAGTCCGCCGACTACATCCAGGTCGGTTCGCAGTACCGCTACTACACCGATGACTACAAGAGCCATGGCATCGAGCTGCAGGCGTCCGGCGAAGTGCTGCCAGGCCTGGACTTGCTCGGCGGCTACACCTATGTGCGAATCGATAATGACGAGGGCGACCGGGCCCGCAAGTACGTGCCCAAGCACAGCGTCCACGGCCTGCTGACCTACCGCCTGCCCGGCCTGCCGCAAGCCAAGGTCGGCACCCGGGTGAGCTGGCAGAGTGCGGTGCAGAACGACACCTACAGCAGCATCCGCCAGAACCCCTATGCCGTGATCGACCTGATGGCCAGCTACGACATCGACAGCCACTGGAGTACGTCGCTGAACGTCAACAACATCACCGACCAGAAGTACCTGGTGTCGTTGTACAGCGGCACGGCCAGCAACTACGGTGCACCGCGCAACGTGACGGCCTCGCTGAGCTGGAAGTACTGACGGTCCGCGCAAGGCTTGAGGGGCGGGTCCACAGCCGCCGCCCCTCCTCGTCCGCTCAGGGCTGCGTCACACCAACTGCTCGTCGATCCAGCCCTGGACCAGGCTCCAGACCATGGCCAGGTTCAGGGTTGGTTCGCACTCGGTCATCAGCATCGCCACCTGCAACACCGAACGCGGGTCGCGCGTATCGGTGCCCAGCTCCCGGGTCAGCCGAACCCAGTGCCCCCACAGGCGCATTTCCGCGTCCTGCCGCACCGTCGGCCAACGGCCCTTGCGGTACGGGATGCCCAACATCGTGCGACGGGTGGAAACTTCCTTGGGCGACAGTCCGAACAACGCCAGGATCATCGGTGAACTGGCCCCCAGGCGCAGCGCCCGACTGATCTGTTCCTCCTCGTCACTGTCACGGGTGCGCGACAGCAGTCGATGGACGACATCACCATCGACCTGCACCTTGAACCAGGGGACCGGCGAGTTCACCAACGCCCCCATGCACCGGGGATCGATCAGCGTCTGCAGGTCCTTTTCCTCGAACCCCATGGCCAGGCAACTGCGCAGCTGCCCGTTCTTGATGTTGCTCATGATTTGAAAGGCGACAGCCAGATTCAACGCTTGCATATAAACCTCTACCACTCCATGGTCAGATGACGATCCGCGTATGGACCGGTTTGCTTTACGCCAGGGTCTCCGACGAGCCCGGACCGTGTTCATCACAACGGCCGAACTCGACACTCACGATCTCGACACCCGCCCAGCCTTCCACGTGGCTGGCCAGCTCGAACAGAAAGCCGTCCCGCCGCAATGACGCCTGGTTGATCCTGAGCAGCACCATGCAGGTCTGGTCAGCGCTGGTATCGGAACTCAAATCCATTTGTGTGTACTCCCTGTGATCGCGATCGCAGCCAGGTGCGACGGACTGGATGGTCGAGCAGGCATGGCGAACTTTCCTCGGGCCGCTCGCGAAACCACACCCGTGATTCGGCGCCGCCGCCCTCTCCCACACCGCCCAATGTTGTGATGCCCCTAATTATGTAGTCGCTGCGCTCAAGGCTTTCTGTAAGACAAGGCGTCCCGCCTGCCGGAAAAAGCAGGCGTCATTTGTGGGGGATTGATCGCAGGGAGCACCCGGGACCGTCAGCAGATTCGACGCCCAGGCACGGATGGCAGGCGGATGAAGCGTTGGACCCGCCCGACGTCGTCGGACGGTGTGGCGCAGCCCCATCGCGCCTCAGAAGGCTGCTTCGTAGATCGCCAAGGCATCGGCCAGGCCGACCTCGCGCGGGTTGTTCACCAAGAGGCGCTGCTGTTGCATGGCATCCTCGGCCAGTTGCCCAAGAAACTCGCGCGGCACGTCCACTTCGCGCAGCCGGGTCGGCAAGCCGCAGCGAGGCGCCAGTTGTGCCAACTCCTCAATGAACTGGGCGCACTGCGTCTGCGGGTCGCCGGCCTGCAGGCGCTCACCGAGCAACAGGGGCGCCAGGGCAGCGTAGTCGGCCAGGGCTTCGGCGCGGTTGAAGCGCATCACGTGTGGCAGCACCAACGAGTTGGCCAAGCCATGCGGCACATGGAAATGCGCGCCCAGGGGATAGGCCAGCGCGTGCACCGCGGCGACCGGTGCGTTGGCGAAGGCCTGTCCGGCCAGGCAGGCGCCCAGCAGCATGGCCTGGCGGGCGGCGAGGTTGTCGCCCTGGTGCACCGCCTGGTCAAGGTGGCTGGCCAAGAGGCGCAATGCCTCGCGGGCCAGCAGGCTGGACAGCGGGTTGCGCCTGATCTTGCTGGTGTAGGCCTCGATGGCATGGACCATCGCGTCGATGCCGGTCGCCGCCGTGATCGCCGGCGGCAGGCCGAGAGTGAGTTCGGCATCGAGCAATGCCAGGTCCGGCAGCAGTATCGGCGAGACGACGCCCATCTTGCTGGCCTCGCCCGTGGTCACCACCGCGATGGGCGTCACCTCCGAGCCGGTGCCGGCGGTGGTCGGCACCTGGATCAGCGGCAGGCGCCGTCCCTGGGCGCGGTCGACGCCATAGAGCTCCGGCAATTGCTGGATGCATTCGGGGTGGGCCAGGAAAGCGACCAGCTTGGCCACATCCATCGAGCTACCGCCGCCAAAGCCGACGATCAACTCGGCACCGATGTGGCGAGCCCGCTCGACGGCCGACTGCACGCAGCTGTCGCTCGGGTCGGCGCAGACATCGCTGAAGATCGCCACGCTCAGGCGGGCCTGGGTGAACGCCGGCAGCAGGTCATCGAGCAGGCCCAGGCGGATGATGCCGGGGTCGGTGAC of the Pseudomonas vanderleydeniana genome contains:
- a CDS encoding TonB-dependent siderophore receptor, whose translation is MNPCLSTTLLLVGAISVLPQANADELSLPATQIQGTVTPGDAQSEGYQGQPSSSTTKLGLTDKETPQAITTITRAQMDDFKLNGVKDALRSAPSVTVEQSETDRTEFTSRGFDIGTFEYDGMGMPFAQTILIGDQDMAEYEQIDVLHGANGLMSGTGNPSATVNFVRKRPTDTFQAQIDTSVGSWDNRRIDVDVSGPLTDSGNVRGRFIYAHDKGNSWLDRYSHEKNVVAGLLAFDLSDADTLTVGFSQHNSDSNGSTWGNLPLVDSNNNPIHYSSRSSSVGQPWTYWNMHTQRAFAELKHDFGNGWNATVTATGVTEDQDTNMLYVSSVTGDDATAFAAHTTSKAHELLGEAKVSGPFSLFGLEHELTFGASYGRTHQTAREYDAAATGYYHTSFASILDGTATPAPFIYTSDGNTQDFTDTQKSLFAGARFSLADDLHWIAGARMLSVDGSGESYGADHSQREHGKVTPYTGLVYDLDKQWSLYTSWTQIFNPQYGTVGVDGKPLAPLEGKSLEAGVKGSLMDDRLTLTGAVFKTEQHNVQSADYIQVGSQYRYYTDDYKSHGIELQASGEVLPGLDLLGGYTYVRIDNDEGDRARKYVPKHSVHGLLTYRLPGLPQAKVGTRVSWQSAVQNDTYSSIRQNPYAVIDLMASYDIDSHWSTSLNVNNITDQKYLVSLYSGTASNYGAPRNVTASLSWKY
- a CDS encoding DUF2857 domain-containing protein, giving the protein MQALNLAVAFQIMSNIKNGQLRSCLAMGFEEKDLQTLIDPRCMGALVNSPVPWFKVQVDGDVVHRLLSRTRDSDEEEQISRALRLGASSPMILALFGLSPKEVSTRRTMLGIPYRKGRWPTVRQDAEMRLWGHWVRLTRELGTDTRDPRSVLQVAMLMTECEPTLNLAMVWSLVQGWIDEQLV
- a CDS encoding iron-containing alcohol dehydrogenase; amino-acid sequence: MQPFSFATTAQLLCESGAATRLAQLCQQRGARRVLIVTDPGIIRLGLLDDLLPAFTQARLSVAIFSDVCADPSDSCVQSAVERARHIGAELIVGFGGGSSMDVAKLVAFLAHPECIQQLPELYGVDRAQGRRLPLIQVPTTAGTGSEVTPIAVVTTGEASKMGVVSPILLPDLALLDAELTLGLPPAITAATGIDAMVHAIEAYTSKIRRNPLSSLLAREALRLLASHLDQAVHQGDNLAARQAMLLGACLAGQAFANAPVAAVHALAYPLGAHFHVPHGLANSLVLPHVMRFNRAEALADYAALAPLLLGERLQAGDPQTQCAQFIEELAQLAPRCGLPTRLREVDVPREFLGQLAEDAMQQQRLLVNNPREVGLADALAIYEAAF